AAGAGTTTTAATGGCAGAAATGGAAGAGGGAATTATTGTCGGGTATAGCCATAAGAGCCGGAAATGACGGCATGTTCAGTTGGGGGTCAATTTAGATACGGTAGTTAGCTGACGCTGTATTGGTCAGTTGAATTGTTAGATAAATCAGAAACCCGCCAGCCCCAATCAGCAGGATACCTGTTATCAGAATTCCAATCAGGTAAATCAGATGAATCGAAGACTTTCCATAGATGCTCCAACCAGTCCAAGGTATATCGTGCTTATTGGACAAAGCCAGCTGGACTTCAGTTCACTCTCATGAGGACAAGCTGTATAGATAATGAATAGATTGGTGTAAATTAATCTGCTGTGGATGGTTTCTTATTTTAATGTCCATGAGGCCCATTCCTTTCTGTTTGACCTTGGAGGTTCTATTGCAGTCTATTCGTATTAACCGGGATATTCACACAGATCAAGATGTCTGTCTTGCCATTGAACAAGGTCAGATGGTGCCAGTGTAAGACATTGGGAGGGAGCGCAAAGTAAAAGACGCATGGAAGTGAGACACGATGCTGCAAAGAGGATATTGAGTGGTGGTCATGTGGTGTGACTGAAGCAAAGGACTCGTCCTATCTCCAACTCTCGTAAAGTAAGGCTGACTTTTCCTGAATTGTCATGTGTGTTTACGTGGCATTGGTAATCACCTTCACCTCTTCAACATGCAGCCTAAGCCTCCCCTCCCTCCTTTTCtcactctgtctctctctctctctctctctctctctctctctctctctctctctctctctcgtcccCTCTCTCCCTCTGCAGTACCTCCCGCACTCATTTCTCTCTTGGCCGGCCGGGGAGACATTcgctttctgcttctctgcctGCTTGCTCTGCACCAGCATCCCTTTTTTTGTGCCTCTTTCTCCCATGCTGCATCCAGCACTCATCCAGCCTGCATCCCTCCTCTGTCTCTTGCTGGCTGGTGCGCTTCCCTGACGGATTCCACCGCTGCCAGAGTGTTGAGGCTGTCTGACACCACAGCACGTCGCCAAACAGCTTCTGTgctgccgtttttttgtttttgtttttaatttgctttCTGGATCACCACTGAGACTACTGACAGAAGacgggaagagagagagagagagagagagagagagagagagagagagagagagagagagagagagagagagagagagagagagagagagagagagagagagagagagagagagaggggaagaCAGGGACACAAACAAACAGGGGGCAGGGGTGCCGTATTCTCCAGCCTGGACAGAACTCCTTACGCTTCCTTCCTGGGACAGAAGGGGGGAAAGGGAGGGACTGAAATTAGGACCACCTTGTTCCAAAGCTCTATAAGACAGCCACATTTTGGTTTAGCCTGAAGTCAACTGTGACAGGAGAAGTACAATATTCAGAATTGAGAAATACACAAGCAATCAGACAAATATAAGCGGTGTCATGGCGTCATTGGACAACACCGGCTGGAGTGTGCCAGGTCTGCTACTTGTACTGCTGCTGGGTGAGTTGCACTTCACTCTCTCTACCTTAAACTGCCGTGTGTTGGTGGTGTAAAGTCTTTGACTTCCTCTGTGTCAGACTAATTGCATGCAAGGTGGATGGCTCATTGCCAACACGGTAAATCCATACCTCCAAGTCCAAACATTAGGCCTTACTGACTTCATCTTTCTAAGTGAAGCCTCGCACACCTTCAGGTGCAAACATGCTGACATTACATGGTCCATTTATGGTCCATTGCATTAATCTTTACTGGATGATTGGAATTAGTACAATTATGCCAAGTTGGATGACTCATAGCAATGGACAGATGACGCTCCTGTCCTGTGTCATATTTCACGGAGTGATGACTTGAGAGTTGGTGCCTTTTCCCTCACACATATGAAGATTCTTGCTTTTATCACACCTCGGGCCACAACACCTTGTTATAGAATAATCTTATGAAACCTAATAAAGTCTGGCCTTTTGGGAAAGGGAGAAATCAGGACAAAAACAGCCCAATTATCTTTATGTGTTACCAGGCCTAACCTGTActgaaaaaaagatgacattaGTCACTGCATTGGGAGCATTACTTATTCATAATTGAGAGTTACTATAAAACTAAATGTTATTGGTTTGAAAGTGTGTTTTATGAATGGAGTATCAATTACAAATCAAATAGCGATGAATAAACCTGTCGGGTAGAAATGTTGCTAAGTCCATGTTGATTCTGAATCTCAGTGGCCTGAGTTCCAATACCTCTGAAAGGcgactactgtactgtaaagagccaaaattttattttagacATTCCTGGCTCCAGACATAGTCGAGGTACAAGGGATCTCGGTGTTCCAGCTCCAGGCTTGTCAGGAACACCTGGCTTTAGCTCTAACTCTCGTTTTTCATGCAGGAGTGAGTGAGACAGTCTTTATTTCTGGAGCCAATTTTATTTATCATCTGCGCAACTTGCACACAGCAGCAGCACTCCACCTCTCTCTTATTCATCTTTGCTTGCTTTGCCTTTTGCTTATCTTGTCTTACAATAATCGCTGGCGTTTGTCTACTTGGGCCCCTCTTTCAGGCAGGTGTGTATATAATGATTAGCTAAAAAGTTGGAAAATATTATCTGTACCTTCAACTACACTGTAGTAGGCTATTACAAACTAAGGAGTAATGGAGCCCTTGGTTGCAGCACTAACACTTCCATATTTGGTGTCGAGGTGGCACATGAACTCCCGGTCAGCATGTAAACACACACTAACTGTAGGGCTTTGTTCTCATAGACAGGTGCTTGACATAAGAACTGGCACGTCATCATTTTCATGTTAGGGCAAATCTAGTTTATTATGTTTTGGAATTTAGCAGACTGTGAAGCTTACAATTTGATGACAGAAAGTAGAGACCAGCTATAATCAGGTCTActttgtggcgcaggtggtgtaacaCAATTGTGATAGATTTGATCGACGCACAGGCAGATTCTGCGCTCTGCCGATATGTATGGTTTCGATTAATAAATATGACATCATGCATTGAAATGAGTGGGATATTTCCTTCCACTTGTTGTCCCTTCAGAATTACACAaccacaaaacacacaaaaaagatgtaaaacaacccagaaaaaaagtaggggccgcaaatggccctcaGGCCGTGAATTTGAAATCACTGCATGGGAGTAATGCtgtgttctcaccaaaagcgggggtaggcgtttcggcggcgcgtttgcattgtagtcaatggagtttgcgcgcaacggaacgaaagtgcgtggggcggcacGGAGAACGCGTTTCGCGCGCTGTGACGcggtgcgcagcagcgaaaatccgcatattggtgacgaaaatccgcacaatcgcatattcgccaaagttaaaaaaatgtaacttttttcgttttttgcctcgcggtagccaatcggcttcgagtacgggctacgtcacacacagcgtcctctctattgtcaccccgagcacaacaacacggccagctgggacagaatggtgagcaggaaagtgctggtaagtctgtttacttgctaatgAATTGTACCGAGGTAGCAGCAGTGTTTACCATACATGCCAAAGCTATTATTAGCACAAATGCCGGCCGCCAGATAGCCACTAAAAAagtgaaagtgctatcacgtacctcaaaaaaggagaaaataatgCTACAGCTGTTTAgccccaggaaagaagtggaagtagttggcggtgctcacttttggttgactcgctaaagtacTCCACGTCCTTGTTCACCACCTTGTCCtcctccggtgagcacgaaagcgcgaatgagtggCAATCGTTCCAAAAAAACTCTACTACGTGGTGAAACGCTCACGAAGGAAGCATTCCAGTTCACCTTTTCGTATTTGGTGAGACCCAGCATTACATATTACCAGCGACATTGCTTTGTAACATTTTGACAATGGAAACTGTTCTTCTGAATTTTCTACCGGAAATGCTTAATGTATTGCGGAAAGTGTTCTCCCGTAGGCAGtactgtgacccgttttgggctttttggtggttaaaccatttcaaaataaaatactgccGATGGGTTTAAATAGGAAACTTGCAAAAGCATCAGCAACTTAAGTAAACAAACATAACCAGCCAATGTTTGAGAAAATATGCTAATACAAGTATAACAGGTTTTATTGTGATAACAAAGGGCAAGATTTGTTAGATGTACAAAACAGGAAGCTTCAAATCAATTAAATGAGTTACTTAATCAAGTTATGCCAAGTCAGTGACtgtaaagtggttatgatgTCATTATGACATCCCATCACTATGGACAATAGCCATCATCTCATTTGcgccttttccccttctaaaCATTACATTACTGAGTGTataggaacattttttttatgctctccCTTCACTTGTTATATGAAATTGCTTTCAGGCCATGTAACATGAGTGCTACATCAAatggatttattatttttctaaaagttttttttttttttttaactcagtatTATGTACTTCCTATAAAACAATCTTAATAAGTGCAAAGAAATTAGGGTAATGTTTTAAAAGTCTGCAAAACATGAAGTTTGACAGTTATTTATTGTCAAACTAAGTCCTTGTAACTATTTTATTGAACTTAACTCTCCATTATTATTCTTAGACACGTAACAGGGTTCATTACAAGGCTCGGGTATAAACGGATCATAAAAGAGaagaaatataacaaaaaaagtttgatgaaataaaatgatttgttttgtttttgttttcactcagcCATTGTTATAATGCGATTCAAATCACTCACTGTGCGGGGGTGAGTCAACCActgccttttttccccaatGGTCCGGTCCAAGTCAGGTTTGGATGCATAATGGTCGCAACACTTCCATGTTTGGAGAGTTGGAGTGAGGCAGGCCTCAATTAATTGGTAATCCATGCACTTTTGGACAATATGAAGATGACCTGGGAATGATGGGATGACCTGGTGTGGTGTTTAAAagtgtgtatgtatgtttaatttgtttttagataCACGGTAGAATTGTGtgttattaaataaaattaaattactcCAAAGGGACAATAAAGTTTATCCTCATCCTGATTACATATCTAACCatataattaactttttttccctcacccTGACCAGCTAATGCTATTCGTAATATTTTGTGTAACTAACTGAGGAAACTAAAATAATCCAGTTCTCATTATGATGCCATAACAGTTCCACACCTCTGAAAAGTCCTACCACAATCATGAACAAATTGTTGAATTAAAACCTCAAAACCGaacattattaccatatttgagaCAGCTCTTACAGTGAATATTTTCACATTGTTCAAGTGGTCATAACGTGGCAGCTTAGTGCGTATTTGTAAGCCATTTAATTATTACTGTTACATGTGTTTGCCAATTGGCTATTTGTTCTATATCAAGTGTCTGCAGGAGCTCATTAACTTGTAATACAACTTGTCGAAAGTTGTTGTGAATAGATCCATTTGTTTGCAGGAGTCATCTTACACGAGCTGTATTTATATATCACTTCATTAACGTACACATGTCCACAACTGCGTACCAGTGCAGTTGTTTTAATTGAGTCACTTACATGCTGCTGTCATTTTCAGCTCTGTTGTCATTCAGTCACCTTTGAAAGAACATTTTATTTCTCTTAACACTTCCTGTCCATCTCTCTTCTCCTTCCCGGTGACGCCCTccataacatttttgttttgttctgaagttggatcccaaaaacgcagacgcaaataagactttaactctttattcacacaacttgactagacgagaaataACGAGAATtgcgagacgctaagctaacttgggctgtggaggtgcacagaggaacagaggtaataatccgaacAAAAACACactcttctcagacaggcttatatagacagtgaatcaatctgattggttgtggctagacatgtgggaaacaggacagacatggaattatccgattggctgttaactagataaagagattaaagattcgtgacatcacatagcttctgacatcacatagcatcttaccagttgaaactagatgctggttacatcagttccaaacagacacttgagctcagttcaaaacagacacttgaccacacggtcatgacccaaacataacccttgcatgaccctagtcatgacagtttcTCTCCTATCACTCCACTTTATTCTCTTCCTCCGTGGCCATTCTCTCCCTCTCTTCTCCATTCTTCCCAGCAGCACTCCCTCACCCTGCTCTCTGTAAGTGGTAATTGTGTTATCGGTTGGTTCTCTGTGGGTTTGCTCAGGAATACATTAACTCTTCAATGTTTGGCCtacttaaataaatttaaaaaaaaaaaaacatcaccttGACTCTCCACCAAGGTCAAGACTACTAGCAGTTGTATTTCGTTCCATGAGCTGAACTGATTCAGATATTGATGTGTTGTTTTGACAGGGAGTGAATATAGCGTATATATGCATGCATGTATACAGAATGGAAGGCTATTaaatgatagaaaaaaaattgtggaatGAGAGGGACACTTTGAGATCACCAGGCTACAATGCATTATCAGTAAGGATAATTATAACTCAGTTCACTTGGACCTTTAAGTATGCACTGCGTCATTTTTTGGAAACCATTTACCCCTAAGTGGGATATTCACTTCAAagcggtgttttgttttgtgactaAGCTTGTAACTCGTGAACCAAATCAATAttccattgaaatgaactgaAATTCCATTTAAGTGCCCATAAACCACTAGATTTTTGTTACacatttttaatgaataaaagTTGCActgtattgtatatatatatatatatatatatatatatatatatatatatatatatatatatatatatatatatatatatatatatatatatatatatatatatatatatatatatgtatatatgtaaaaCCATAGCAAAACAAAGGTTTTaagaaatacaattttaaggagaaaaaaaaagtgtttttttaatcaaacataaacattgtacattaaaacaagctgaaaatgacataatcAAATATGTGTGCCTGAGGTGTTTTCCATTAAGTGGCGTAATCTAGTAAGCGACAAAAGGTGGTTGGTTAGTCTCTGTGAACATCTGGACGTCGACTTCTAAATCAAGCTACCACTGAATTAAGGTGAATCCCAGTGCGTTATGTTAATGTGTCAGGCCacgcaatgtttgtgtaactttagtcacattttttttcctctttccaaAGGATTCAACAAATATTCATATAGAGTATGTTCTTTTTACGGGCTTCAAGTGCCAGCACTTCTCTGTCTTTGCATAGGTACAGTATTCCTTCCCATATTTCCAAACATGATAGGTTCTATAAATACTTGAAATTATCTAAATTGTGAACAGTGATGAGCCCTGCAGAGCACACTGAATGGAAATGCTAACCCAGGCATCCAAAGCTCTTCCCATcatagaaatatttcaaatcctTAAGTGGTTATTGATAACACAACTACCGGTCGATCAATCTAAAAATACACAAGCACCTTGTGGCGTCCTTTTCCTATCTCGTTCTAACATCCGTGCAGGATGCATTCGCTGAACAATAAGACTAAAAGTGACCAGAGCTCCTAGATAAGTAGAAGTCCATTAACAGAGAAAAGATCCAGAGTGAGAAAAGAATAAGGTGGACCCGAACAGCTCACATTGCTATAGAAGACGAGTGAATGCAGGCAGGAGATAAAAATACCCACTAGTAGAAGTCAAGATGAAAGGGTAAGATCAGGAGGCAGAATTAGAACCAAACAGCAACCATGAAGACATGAGCTGACACATGGTGTGATAGCAAACACATTTGCTTTTACATACAAAAAGACTACGTACATATATTTAGGCacaagaaaatatttgaaaggagatatattttgtgatttcaACTGTAAAAAGTGCGTTTTTGCTGTCTTATTGTTGTGGCTGGAACAGGAAGAGAAATATGGACTGATCAGCTCTGAAAGACCAATTTACAGGCGTAAAGTCAAGTGCATGTGTTAATCCCAGTTTGCGCAAAGTGCAATGTGATCCTGCGATGGTCAGTGTAGAGAAGACAGCGTGTATAAATAGGACTCAAGTGAAGGCAGACGCCAGAGTAATAATGTGAGGATTACTGTGGCTGTCATTGAATAATGACACCTTGTTGGAGCCAAGCACATAAatgcaacaacaataataaaggcgaagtcaatcttaaacatttcttgacaataatatgttatatgtgacctcatttgtctaacatgaaattctgattaatattacgtttgtgtaatatgagttatgtagcaaaatccagccatattTATCAAtctcagaaggcagccattttgccacttgctgtcgactgaagatgacatcacagttgctcagggctcaggcaatgaccaatcacaggtcacctgttttctgaagctgagctatgatttGTTGTtaactgagacctgagcaactgtgatgtcatgttttacttgacagcaagtggcaaaatggctgccttttgatattgatttaaaaaaaaatgctggattttgctgcataactcaatattccactaacacaatattaacagaGTACCATATTTATTGAGGCTGCATAAAGCATGTAAttgtcaaggttttttttttttttcgggttgACATCCCCTTTAAGCAAACAATTTTTACATAACTCACATTTTTGCACTCACAATTAATGGCACATTAATGGATAATGATAACAGGACACACATTTATCTTATTTATGGCCTAGAGTATAATGAAATAATGATGTCTCAATTAACTTACAAATGTTCTTATTCAGTGTCAAATTCTGgcctttttttcctaaaaaataaataaataaatacataaaatctaTCTATCTCATCTATCTACGTGTCCATATACAGTACGTCACGGGCTAAAGCTACATTAGACGGACGCTTCACCCAAAAATTTCCTTTGCAGTGATGTGTTCTATTCATCCCCACTAGTCTACACACtgtattctgattcatattgtgTTTTAGGAATATGAATACAGCCGCAAAATactgctgtttttatccatctcaggaggtggccattttgtttcgCTGTCAAGcaaatatgacatcacagttgctcagggctcagcatgtgaacatcacatgaccaaactcagaaaacaggtgagccgtgattggtcgttaactgagccctgagcaactgtgaagtcatttcagttgacagcaagtggcaaaatggccgccccctgaaagaGGTGTAAAATAGGTGCTTTGTGCTGCTGCTCAGTTCAGATTCCACAAACACAGTATTAAtctgaatgccatgtttagggGATGCAGAGAACATATTGCAAAGAAAATCTTTGGGTAGACTTCCTCCTTAAGTGAAATCTGATGATGATCCTGATGATCTCTCATGGCACGCTGAGCTCCATCTGCTTTGTGTGCCCCAAACTCCAACAGTCTTTGATTCAGATGTGCTGCACGTTCATGGACTGGAGGTGTCGGCAGAAAAAATGTCATCAATAGAGGCAATGAATGGATCCACTGTGCTGTTCAATTGCAAGTACCACTCCTGCATTGGCATTCACAATCTCTACTTCAGCTGGCATTATAACAACAATGGCACTATGGATAAGGTACGGACCTCGCGAGCATCACCACATTGGTCAAATCTTTGTTGTCAGCTCTGTGCTGCGTAACCGAGAAATGTTTTCTTGTGTAGTTGTGCGACGGGGTGGTTCCTAGCGAAGGTGTGGAGCCCAGGGTGAAAGTGGAACACCAGCGAGTGGAGTTTGTAGGCTCTTCCAAAAAGGAGAATATTTCAATCCTGCTGTGGAATATCACCTTTGAAGATGAGGGAGAGTACACCTGTTTTGCAAGAAATCCCAAAGAGAAGGACCGGAACCACAGCACTACCTTCACACTCACAGTGGTGTCTCAAAGTATGCACCATATTGACATATAAAATCCTGTAACTGTGTTTGAGTTTTCTTTACAACCTCTCACCCATTGCCTCTTTTTCCACACTTTTAGTGAGGGAGGTTGACAATACGTTAACTGTCATCATTGTCTCTGTGCTGGGCGGAGTCATTGGCTTAGTTATCATTGTTATGGTGATAAAGGCCTTGGTGGTCCAATTCCTGATGAAGGATGATGAGAAGAAGTAAGTTGTCTAGAGATGGTGAATGGAGCTCACCACACCATGCATGACTTAGATGAATTGTGACACTATTCTAAACTTGTTGTAGGCTTGCCAATGAGGAAAAACGTGATATCAGAGTAATACAACGTATTAGTGTAAAGaatattttggggttgacttccctatTAAGACATTGTGGCTggttatttaacaaaaaagaaTTCCAAGCTTTGTTTAGTATGGTATATATGGAAATGTATTCATGTAGATCAGTAGAtcagtaataataatagcttTCCTTGTTGCTACTGTTGCTTCTGTATGCTAATCTTTTGGTTTCTCCATCGCCCTGCAGCAAAGAGTGCCTGGTTAACGCCTCAGGGAACGACAATACCGAAAATGGACTTACAGGAGCCAAAGCTGACAACAAAGGAACACCAAAGGCATGAGCAAAAACGCAGCGTATGTCTGTATGTTTGTATATATGTTCcaacaaatgtacactatcAATGAATGGACTGCCTTATCTCGTTGCTAAATAGTACACCATGAAAATGCACAGTTAAATCATTGCTTGAATTTTAAGAAGGCTGGATCATGCTTGTCTACATTGCAGCCCATTTGTTGCAGTGTTCACCGTCTGTACATTCAAAACTACAGTATTCAACGTTCATGAGTATTTCTCTATGCTATAGGAATTGAACTGCATATTCTCTTTCATGATCTGTCTTGAGCTAATATGAAAGTAGGCATGAATCAAACAGAGGAAAGATTTTCACTTTGGAATGTGTGCCATCTCCTTAGGTATGGGTGCGTTCGGAAATACACATCGAACGTGCTGAGCTCCACTTCGACTATCCGGAGACTCAGCATCTTAAAAGTGTAGTTCGGTTATTCTGAGTGTCACAAAAAAGGAGCGTCGGAGTATACTCATGGCACAGTATGGTTTTCactctaaaaaaaaaggaaaaaaaagtaaa
This genomic stretch from Festucalex cinctus isolate MCC-2025b chromosome 13, RoL_Fcin_1.0, whole genome shotgun sequence harbors:
- the LOC144033160 gene encoding sodium channel regulatory subunit beta-4-like isoform X1, with protein sequence MASLDNTGWSVPGLLLVLLLVFDSDVLHVHGLEVSAEKMSSIEAMNGSTVLFNCKYHSCIGIHNLYFSWHYNNNGTMDKLCDGVVPSEGVEPRVKVEHQRVEFVGSSKKENISILLWNITFEDEGEYTCFARNPKEKDRNHSTTFTLTVVSQMREVDNTLTVIIVSVLGGVIGLVIIVMVIKALVVQFLMKDDEKNKECLVNASGNDNTENGLTGAKADNKGTPKA
- the LOC144033160 gene encoding sodium channel regulatory subunit beta-4-like isoform X2, with protein sequence MSSIEAMNGSTVLFNCKYHSCIGIHNLYFSWHYNNNGTMDKLCDGVVPSEGVEPRVKVEHQRVEFVGSSKKENISILLWNITFEDEGEYTCFARNPKEKDRNHSTTFTLTVVSQMREVDNTLTVIIVSVLGGVIGLVIIVMVIKALVVQFLMKDDEKNKECLVNASGNDNTENGLTGAKADNKGTPKA